The Bradyrhizobium sp. B097 genome contains the following window.
CGAACCCGGAATCTCGAGATTCCGGGTTCGATGCTGACGCATCGCCCCGGAAAGACAGCTGAAATGGACTGACGACATGAGCCGAGCCGCCACCAACCTGCAGATCGATTCCGCCCGCCTCTGGGGCACCATCCACGAAACCGCGCAGTTCGGTGCAACGCCAAAAGGCGGCGTGCGGCGGCTGACCCTCAGTGCCGAGGACAAGCAGGTGCGCGACTGGTTTCGCAAGGCGTGCGAGAACGCCGGCCTCGAGGTGCAGGTCGATGCGCTCGGCTCGATGTTCGGCTTGCGGAAAGGACGGGACATGTCGAAGCAGCCGATCGGCGTCGGCTCGCATCTCGACACCCAGCCGACCGGCGGCAAGTATGACGGCATCCTCGGCACGCTGGCCGCGCTCGAGATGGTGCGCACGCTCAACGATGCCGGCATCGAGACCGAGCTGCCGATCTGCATCTGCAACTGGACCAACGAGGAAGGCTCGCGCTTTGCGCCGGCGATGATGGCCTCGGCCGCTTACGTCGGCGATTTCACCACCGACGACATTCTGTCGCGCAAGGACGCCGAGGGCGTCACGGTGGCACAGGCTCTGGACTCGATCGGCTATCGCGGCGATGCCCCGGTCGGCCGCCAGAAGTTCACCAGCTTCGTCGAGCTGCATATCGAACAGGGCCCGATCCTGGAGGCCGAGGGCAAGACCATCGGCGTGGTCGATTCCGGCCAGGGCGTGTTGTGGTACGACGGCAAGATCACGGGCTTCGAGAGCCATGCCGGCTCGACCCCGATGCCGCTACGTCGTGATGCGCTGGCGACGCTGTCGGAGATCGTGCTGGCGAT
Protein-coding sequences here:
- a CDS encoding Zn-dependent hydrolase, whose product is MSRAATNLQIDSARLWGTIHETAQFGATPKGGVRRLTLSAEDKQVRDWFRKACENAGLEVQVDALGSMFGLRKGRDMSKQPIGVGSHLDTQPTGGKYDGILGTLAALEMVRTLNDAGIETELPICICNWTNEEGSRFAPAMMASAAYVGDFTTDDILSRKDAEGVTVAQALDSIGYRGDAPVGRQKFTSFVELHIEQGPILEAEGKTIGVVDSGQGVLWYDGKITGFESHAGSTPMPLRRDALATLSEIVLAMESIARKHGPKAVGTIGEAVIAAPSRNVIPGEIAFTVDCRSADAGIMDALDRDLRAAVTEIAARRKVEVQLDLVWRKAPTHFDPKLVDAVENAAQQLGYSHRRITSGAGHDACNLNTVMPAAMVFVPCKDGISHNELEDATQTDCAAGANVLMHTVLALAGVAS